The following are encoded together in the Acidicapsa ligni genome:
- the topA gene encoding type I DNA topoisomerase codes for MSKSLVIVESPAKAKTIGKYLGKEFEVQASVGHIMDLPKNDIGVELKKRTFEPTLIVSPGKEKLVEQLKKAALKADHIYLAPDPDREGEAIAYHLALQLGTNATQKKKIQRVTFNEITKKAVQEAFKHARDVDQDLVDAQQTRRVLDRLVGYQVSPLLWDKVRRGLSAGRVQTVAVRLIVEREREIGAFKPVEYWTLDAQLHPQGRTPESFTARLVGIDGKRATVETVNTPSLPDGVSSEQAVAELEKAAWSVGKVERKQRKRNPSAPFTTSQLQQDASRKLGFNVRRTMGVAQRLYEGVEVGAEGSVGLITYMRTDSPRVSPDAIAGAREWIGSQLGPKYLPAAAIQYKGKKDAQDAHEAIRPTDVTRTPDAIAKYLSDEQLKLYKLIWQRFVASQMTAAIFDVTTVEIAAKAKRTYDFRVSGSVPVFDGFLKVYEVSKEKKDDEDDELANRLPALAEGEKLALEELKPEQHFTEPPPRYNEASLVKELEERGIGRPSTYASIINTIQDREYVTKLGGPRGRFFPTEIGMVVCDLLVKNFPYIFNSAYTAKLESELDDIEEGKEKWTTLLGGFYDHFEVELKDAEKSMESIKAMEIKTDEKCDLCGSPLLLKWGKFGTFFACSAFNKKDKNSCTFTKENTAGKPDMNTPEAQEAEQAEEYCENCGRVMVLRRGPFGMFMSCPGYSEDPPCKTIRKLSQKQQQKPPQPTGEACPLCGKDLVLRQGAYGEFVSCSGYPKCKYVKQNLIEGMKCPKCGEGDLAERKARRGNIFWGCTNYPKCDFTSNYKPVAKPCPKCKSPYLLEKTLKSGVFLFCPNSKPAVVEEAAPKKAAKKSAAKKSATKSVAVKTAPIVTEPCEYEKRIGDAPPPPTVETHGPVKEKQRADEAELQPVS; via the coding sequence ATGAGCAAATCACTGGTGATCGTCGAGTCCCCCGCCAAGGCGAAGACGATCGGGAAATATCTTGGCAAGGAATTTGAGGTGCAGGCCTCCGTTGGACACATCATGGACCTGCCGAAGAACGATATTGGCGTGGAGTTGAAGAAGCGCACCTTCGAGCCGACACTGATTGTCTCTCCGGGCAAGGAGAAGCTGGTTGAACAGCTGAAGAAGGCTGCGTTGAAGGCGGATCACATCTACCTGGCGCCCGATCCTGACCGCGAGGGCGAGGCGATTGCTTACCACCTGGCGTTGCAGTTGGGAACCAATGCGACCCAGAAGAAGAAGATTCAGCGCGTAACCTTTAATGAAATCACCAAGAAGGCGGTGCAGGAAGCGTTCAAGCACGCCCGGGATGTCGACCAGGACCTGGTGGATGCGCAGCAGACGCGGCGCGTTCTGGACCGGCTGGTGGGCTACCAGGTTTCTCCGCTGCTGTGGGACAAGGTGCGGCGCGGGCTTTCGGCTGGACGTGTGCAGACGGTCGCGGTGCGGCTGATTGTGGAACGGGAGCGCGAGATTGGCGCTTTCAAGCCGGTCGAATACTGGACGCTGGATGCACAGTTGCATCCGCAGGGCCGGACGCCGGAGAGCTTTACGGCGCGGCTGGTGGGGATTGACGGCAAACGGGCGACGGTGGAGACGGTCAATACGCCTTCGCTGCCGGATGGGGTTTCTTCAGAGCAGGCTGTAGCCGAGTTGGAGAAGGCTGCGTGGAGCGTTGGCAAGGTTGAGCGGAAGCAGCGCAAGCGGAATCCTTCGGCGCCGTTTACGACGAGCCAGTTGCAGCAGGATGCTTCGCGGAAGCTGGGATTCAATGTGCGGCGCACGATGGGCGTGGCGCAGCGGCTGTATGAAGGCGTCGAGGTGGGCGCTGAGGGTTCGGTGGGTCTGATCACCTACATGCGTACCGATTCGCCGCGTGTTTCTCCGGATGCGATTGCCGGGGCTCGGGAATGGATTGGTTCGCAACTGGGGCCGAAGTATCTGCCTGCGGCGGCGATCCAGTACAAGGGCAAGAAGGATGCACAGGATGCGCATGAAGCGATTCGCCCGACGGATGTGACTCGTACGCCGGATGCGATTGCCAAGTATCTGAGCGATGAGCAGTTGAAGCTGTACAAGCTGATCTGGCAGCGGTTTGTGGCTTCGCAGATGACGGCGGCGATTTTTGATGTGACGACGGTGGAGATCGCGGCGAAGGCCAAGCGGACTTACGATTTCCGTGTTTCGGGATCGGTGCCGGTGTTTGACGGCTTCCTGAAGGTGTATGAGGTTTCGAAGGAAAAGAAGGACGACGAGGACGATGAGCTGGCGAACCGGCTGCCGGCGCTTGCCGAGGGCGAGAAACTGGCGCTCGAAGAACTGAAGCCGGAGCAGCACTTTACTGAGCCGCCTCCGCGATATAACGAGGCTTCGCTGGTGAAGGAGCTGGAAGAGCGCGGTATTGGACGGCCCTCGACGTATGCCTCGATCATCAACACGATTCAGGATCGCGAGTATGTGACGAAGCTGGGCGGGCCGCGTGGGCGGTTCTTCCCGACCGAGATCGGGATGGTTGTATGCGACCTGCTGGTGAAGAATTTCCCCTACATTTTCAATTCGGCCTATACGGCAAAGTTGGAAAGCGAGCTGGATGATATTGAAGAGGGCAAGGAGAAGTGGACCACGCTGCTGGGCGGTTTCTATGACCACTTTGAGGTGGAGTTGAAAGACGCCGAGAAGAGCATGGAAAGCATCAAGGCGATGGAGATCAAGACGGATGAGAAGTGCGATCTCTGTGGCTCTCCGCTGCTGCTGAAGTGGGGCAAGTTCGGGACATTCTTTGCGTGCAGCGCCTTTAACAAGAAGGATAAGAATAGCTGTACTTTCACGAAGGAAAACACTGCGGGCAAGCCGGATATGAATACTCCGGAGGCGCAGGAAGCGGAGCAGGCCGAGGAGTATTGCGAGAACTGCGGACGGGTGATGGTGCTGCGTCGCGGGCCCTTCGGGATGTTCATGTCGTGCCCGGGGTATAGCGAAGATCCGCCGTGCAAGACGATTCGCAAGCTGAGCCAGAAGCAGCAGCAGAAGCCTCCGCAACCGACGGGTGAAGCGTGTCCGTTGTGCGGCAAGGACCTGGTGTTGCGCCAGGGAGCTTATGGGGAGTTTGTTTCGTGCTCGGGCTATCCGAAGTGCAAGTATGTGAAGCAGAACCTGATTGAGGGGATGAAGTGTCCGAAGTGCGGCGAGGGCGACCTGGCTGAACGGAAGGCGCGTCGCGGGAATATCTTCTGGGGTTGCACGAATTATCCGAAGTGCGACTTTACTTCGAATTACAAGCCGGTGGCTAAGCCGTGCCCGAAGTGCAAGAGTCCTTACCTGTTGGAGAAGACGCTGAAGTCTGGCGTGTTCCTGTTCTGCCCGAACAGCAAGCCTGCGGTGGTTGAGGAGGCTGCTCCGAAGAAGGCGGCGAAGAAGAGTGCGGCGAAGAAGTCGGCTACCAAGTCGGTGGCGGTGAAGACTGCTCCGATTGTGACGGAACCGTGCGAGTACGAGAAGCGGATTGGGGATGCTCCGCCACCGCCTACGGTGGAGACGCATGGGCCGGTCAAGGAGAAGCAGAGGGCGGATGAGGCGGAGTTGCAGCCTGTTTCCTGA
- a CDS encoding DUF427 domain-containing protein, with protein sequence MAKAVWNGVVIAESETYETVEGNIYFPESSLKREFFRPSSTTSTCPWKGQARYYSLFGDGQENPDAAWYYPDPKPAARKIKNHVAFWRGVEIEK encoded by the coding sequence ATGGCGAAAGCAGTCTGGAACGGCGTTGTTATTGCGGAAAGCGAAACTTACGAAACGGTCGAAGGCAATATTTATTTCCCCGAGTCTTCATTGAAGCGGGAATTTTTCCGACCCAGTTCAACCACATCCACCTGCCCGTGGAAGGGACAAGCGCGATACTACTCGCTGTTTGGCGATGGCCAGGAAAATCCTGACGCGGCCTGGTATTATCCCGATCCCAAGCCGGCTGCGCGCAAGATCAAGAACCATGTGGCTTTCTGGCGCGGCGTGGAAATCGAAAAATAA
- a CDS encoding M16 family metallopeptidase — protein MNNASSSLSRALVVCAGLACGMLLSFSVPAFAQPTSAPLKVPDLKYEKYTLPNGLEVILREDHRLPLVAVDLWYHVGPVNEKAGRTGFAHLFEHMMFEGSEHVGEKAHFKYLEGAGATDINGTTSYDRTNYFETIPSNELDLALWLESDRMGFLLETLDRAKLTNQRDVVRNELRQDEGNPYDVADEAVGHLLFPKGHPYYGNVIGSHADVEAARLLDVRDFFHHFYTPNNASISIVGDFDAATIKEKVAKFFGPIPAGPVVEKVKVETPQIATERRVTVTDTVQLPRLSVAWLSPEAFHPGDEDTDMFVNILGGGKISRLYQKLVYQDQIAQSVNCSNQSMMVTSIASCDIIARPGVKLEDLEAAFDKEVELLRKDGPTQAELDRARNQSLSGLIQGLQRLGGFGGVADMMDRYNQYLGDPGYLPKDVARYEAITPAGVKKVGQDVFGKNQRVVVYCIPGKKVTEDVPRSPADTDATVKVTPPYAPEFETAQDWRKEAPKPGPEPTLHLPTPTTFELANGVKVYLIEEHALPVVSASLVTLAGGEENPKDKAGLAGFTARLLSEGTTTRSSTQLANDVARIGAELSASASMDSANVSVGALSNNTAPALELLSDVALHPAFKAEEVERIRQQRLVGILQEADQPISSVLRVGNKVLYGDQPYGFQPVGTTESVKAMTRDDLTGFWSAHYAPKNAALILAGDLTESEAKQMAEKYFGGWSSSTASATTAIPAPPAAPARKVVIVDKPGSPQTTLITFGLGVPRNTPDYAAITEMNSILGGLFSSRINMNLREKNGFTYGAFSGFFFYRLGGPFYSGAQVRTDITGPATHELFAELNRIHTDPATPEELKLAKDNALRTLPGDFETVGNESGLMAELFVYGLPTDYFQKLPAAFQAVTPEAVAQAAKAYIHPDNLIVVAVGDRAKIEPELEKLNLGPIEYRDESGGLLKK, from the coding sequence ATGAACAATGCTTCGTCCAGTCTGAGTCGTGCTCTTGTGGTGTGCGCAGGGCTTGCGTGTGGAATGCTTCTCAGCTTTTCCGTCCCGGCTTTTGCGCAGCCTACGTCTGCTCCGCTTAAAGTGCCTGATTTGAAGTACGAGAAGTACACGTTGCCGAACGGGCTGGAGGTTATTTTGCGTGAGGATCACCGGCTGCCCCTGGTGGCGGTTGATCTTTGGTATCACGTTGGCCCGGTGAACGAGAAGGCTGGACGGACGGGATTTGCGCATCTGTTTGAGCACATGATGTTCGAGGGTTCGGAGCATGTTGGCGAGAAGGCGCACTTCAAGTACCTGGAAGGCGCCGGCGCGACGGATATCAACGGCACTACGAGCTATGACCGGACGAATTACTTCGAGACGATTCCAAGCAACGAGCTGGACCTTGCGCTGTGGCTTGAGAGCGACCGCATGGGCTTTCTGCTGGAGACGCTGGATCGCGCGAAGCTGACCAATCAGCGGGATGTTGTGCGCAATGAGCTGAGGCAGGATGAGGGCAATCCGTATGATGTGGCGGACGAAGCGGTGGGGCATCTGCTGTTTCCCAAAGGCCATCCTTACTACGGCAATGTGATCGGTTCACATGCGGATGTGGAGGCTGCGCGGCTGCTGGATGTGCGCGACTTTTTCCATCACTTCTATACACCGAACAATGCGAGCATCTCGATCGTCGGCGACTTTGATGCTGCGACGATCAAGGAAAAGGTAGCCAAGTTCTTTGGGCCGATTCCAGCGGGTCCGGTGGTTGAAAAGGTGAAGGTCGAAACGCCCCAAATTGCTACCGAGCGCCGCGTGACGGTGACGGATACGGTGCAGTTGCCGCGGCTTTCGGTGGCATGGCTGTCTCCTGAGGCTTTTCATCCCGGCGACGAAGATACGGATATGTTCGTCAACATCCTGGGAGGAGGCAAGATCAGCCGTCTCTATCAGAAGCTGGTGTACCAGGATCAGATTGCGCAGAGCGTGAATTGCAGCAACCAGTCGATGATGGTGACTTCGATTGCGAGCTGCGACATTATTGCTCGTCCGGGAGTGAAGCTGGAGGATCTGGAAGCGGCGTTCGATAAGGAAGTGGAATTGCTGCGCAAGGATGGGCCGACGCAGGCTGAGCTTGACCGGGCCCGTAATCAATCGCTTTCAGGGCTCATCCAGGGGTTGCAGAGGCTGGGTGGTTTTGGTGGTGTGGCGGACATGATGGACCGCTACAACCAGTATCTTGGCGACCCAGGATATCTGCCCAAGGATGTGGCGCGTTACGAGGCTATTACTCCGGCCGGTGTCAAGAAGGTTGGGCAGGATGTTTTTGGAAAGAATCAGCGCGTGGTGGTCTATTGCATACCGGGCAAGAAGGTGACAGAAGATGTTCCGCGCAGCCCGGCGGATACGGATGCGACGGTGAAGGTGACGCCGCCTTACGCGCCGGAGTTTGAGACGGCGCAGGACTGGCGCAAGGAAGCTCCGAAGCCTGGGCCGGAACCAACGCTGCATCTGCCGACTCCGACGACCTTTGAGCTGGCCAACGGCGTGAAGGTATACCTGATTGAAGAGCATGCGCTGCCGGTGGTGAGTGCTTCGCTGGTGACGCTTGCGGGTGGAGAAGAGAATCCCAAGGATAAGGCTGGCCTGGCGGGCTTTACTGCGCGGTTGTTGAGTGAGGGTACGACGACTCGTTCTTCGACGCAACTGGCGAACGATGTGGCGCGAATCGGCGCTGAGCTGAGTGCTTCGGCATCGATGGATAGTGCGAATGTGAGCGTTGGTGCGTTGAGCAACAACACGGCTCCTGCGCTGGAACTGCTTTCGGATGTAGCTTTGCATCCGGCATTCAAGGCGGAGGAAGTTGAGCGTATTCGTCAGCAGCGTCTAGTCGGGATTCTGCAGGAAGCGGATCAGCCGATATCGTCGGTTCTGCGTGTTGGAAACAAGGTGCTGTATGGCGATCAGCCGTATGGCTTCCAGCCGGTGGGCACGACGGAGTCAGTCAAGGCGATGACTCGGGATGATCTGACGGGCTTCTGGTCGGCGCATTATGCGCCGAAGAATGCAGCGCTGATCCTGGCGGGCGATCTGACGGAGTCTGAAGCGAAGCAAATGGCGGAGAAGTATTTTGGCGGCTGGAGCAGTTCAACGGCATCGGCTACCACTGCCATACCTGCACCGCCAGCCGCGCCAGCGCGCAAGGTGGTGATTGTCGACAAGCCGGGTTCGCCGCAGACGACGCTGATTACTTTTGGTCTCGGTGTGCCACGCAATACGCCGGATTATGCGGCGATTACGGAGATGAACAGCATCCTGGGCGGGTTATTCTCAAGCCGCATCAACATGAACCTGCGGGAAAAGAATGGCTTCACTTACGGAGCATTTTCGGGCTTCTTCTTCTATCGCTTGGGTGGCCCGTTCTACTCGGGAGCCCAGGTTCGGACGGACATCACCGGACCGGCTACGCATGAACTTTTTGCGGAGCTGAATCGCATTCATACGGATCCGGCTACTCCTGAAGAACTGAAGCTGGCGAAGGATAATGCGTTGCGCACGCTGCCGGGAGATTTTGAGACGGTGGGCAACGAGTCCGGATTGATGGCTGAGCTATTCGTTTATGGTTTGCCGACGGACTACTTCCAGAAGCTGCCTGCAGCGTTTCAGGCGGTAACTCCGGAGGCTGTTGCGCAGGCGGCCAAGGCTTATATTCATCCGGATAACCTGATCGTGGTTGCGGTGGGAGATCGCGCCAAGATCGAGCCGGAGTTGGAGAAGCTGAACCTCGGGCCGATCGAGTATCGCGATGAGAGTGGTGGTTTGCTCAAGAAGTAG
- a CDS encoding ATP-binding protein, protein MPIELPLSMIPETPSSRPVLMAAIDKIPPLQGLPSDQLEWLAQHGKEIRLKTGDVLFEEGDPAEQMMLILKGELHVRRTKSGPMALFIGRSGQMTGLLPYSRMTSYGGQGFAVSPVWALVYHKSMFPLILEVIPSFGQRVVATLLDRVREVTRIEQQTEKLTALGKLAGNLAHELNNPSSAAQRAAGGILTELGNFSDRRYRLVSLCLTPEQVLAVQNWEQGVRLRSLDHPDTEAVHIAAREDAITAWIARHSPSDAWQIAPELAEMGVEASDLDPLRAFLDEAAIRVVLEQFASALRAEHYAQAMLHSTNRIFDLISAIKTYSYMDRAPILEIDVPAGIDATLQMLQSRMSDINVIREYALNLPTISAYGSELNQVWTALIENAQDALMLVDHSADPEQKGCLRIVVRQEPDMMLIEVWNNGPEIPREFQDRIFEPFFTTKPPGQGLGLGLDNAMRIVRKHRGHLGVRSEDGLTCFRVRLPLNQLQAY, encoded by the coding sequence ATGCCGATAGAACTTCCGCTATCCATGATTCCGGAGACACCCTCCTCCCGGCCTGTCCTCATGGCCGCAATCGACAAGATTCCACCATTGCAGGGCCTCCCCAGCGACCAGCTTGAGTGGCTCGCGCAGCATGGCAAAGAAATTCGTCTGAAAACCGGCGACGTCCTCTTTGAAGAAGGCGATCCCGCCGAGCAGATGATGCTCATCCTCAAAGGCGAACTGCACGTCCGCCGTACCAAGAGCGGCCCGATGGCGCTCTTTATCGGTCGCTCCGGCCAGATGACCGGTCTGCTTCCCTACTCGCGCATGACCAGCTACGGAGGGCAGGGCTTTGCCGTCTCTCCCGTATGGGCGCTCGTCTACCACAAATCGATGTTCCCACTGATCCTCGAAGTGATCCCATCCTTCGGGCAACGAGTCGTGGCCACGCTTCTGGACAGAGTCCGCGAAGTCACCCGCATCGAACAGCAAACCGAAAAGCTCACCGCCCTCGGCAAGCTCGCAGGCAATCTCGCTCACGAACTGAACAATCCCTCCTCAGCCGCCCAGCGCGCCGCCGGAGGTATCCTGACCGAGCTCGGCAACTTCAGCGACAGGCGCTATCGTCTCGTCTCTCTTTGCCTTACCCCCGAGCAAGTACTCGCCGTGCAGAACTGGGAGCAGGGAGTGCGTCTTCGCTCTCTCGATCACCCCGACACCGAAGCCGTCCACATTGCCGCACGCGAAGACGCAATCACCGCCTGGATCGCCCGCCACAGCCCCTCCGATGCCTGGCAGATCGCGCCTGAACTCGCCGAAATGGGCGTCGAGGCAAGCGATCTCGATCCGCTCCGAGCCTTCCTCGACGAAGCCGCAATCCGCGTCGTGCTTGAACAATTCGCCTCCGCCCTGCGCGCCGAACACTACGCTCAGGCCATGCTGCACTCGACCAATCGCATCTTCGACCTCATCAGCGCCATCAAGACGTATTCCTACATGGACCGCGCCCCAATTCTCGAAATAGATGTCCCCGCCGGCATCGATGCAACATTGCAGATGTTGCAATCGCGCATGAGCGACATCAACGTAATCCGCGAATACGCGCTCAACCTGCCCACCATCAGCGCCTACGGCAGCGAGTTGAACCAGGTATGGACAGCCCTCATTGAGAACGCGCAGGATGCTCTGATGCTCGTCGATCACAGCGCAGATCCCGAACAAAAAGGCTGTCTCCGCATCGTAGTCCGCCAGGAACCGGACATGATGCTCATCGAAGTTTGGAATAACGGCCCAGAGATCCCACGCGAATTCCAGGACCGCATCTTCGAACCATTCTTCACCACCAAGCCACCCGGCCAGGGCCTCGGGCTAGGTCTGGACAACGCCATGCGCATCGTCCGCAAACATCGCGGACACCTGGGCGTCCGCTCCGAAGACGGCCTGACCTGCTTCCGAGTACGCCTGCCACTAAACCAGCTACAAGCCTACTAA
- the ilvC gene encoding ketol-acid reductoisomerase has protein sequence MAKTYYDQDADLSLIQAKKVAIIGYGSQGHAHALNLKDSGVEVRVGLAENSKSRAKAQKAGLEVGTPAEVTKWADVIMILTPDQTQAKLYAEEIAPNLSAGKLLLFAHGFNIRYGTITPSKDIDVALAAPKAPGHRVREVFTEGGGVPGLIAVEQDATGNAHALTLSYSKGIGNTRAGVHETTFTEETETDLFGEQAVLCGGVASLIKAGFETLTEAGYQPEIAYFEVLHELKLIVDLIYRGGLAYMNYSISDTAEWGGYVSGPRVVNAESKKAMKAILTDIQDGTFAKRFIADQLSGRKEFQAFRDAEAAEPIEAVGKKLRAAMPFLDPVTVEEVSKTR, from the coding sequence ATGGCCAAGACCTACTACGATCAAGACGCAGACCTCTCCCTCATCCAGGCGAAAAAAGTCGCCATCATCGGCTACGGCTCCCAGGGCCACGCCCACGCCCTCAACCTCAAGGACTCAGGCGTAGAAGTCCGCGTCGGCCTCGCCGAGAACAGCAAGTCCCGCGCCAAGGCCCAGAAGGCTGGCCTCGAAGTAGGCACCCCAGCCGAAGTCACCAAATGGGCCGATGTCATCATGATCCTCACCCCCGATCAGACTCAGGCCAAACTCTACGCTGAAGAGATCGCCCCCAACCTCAGCGCAGGCAAGCTGCTGCTCTTCGCCCACGGCTTCAACATCCGCTACGGCACCATCACGCCCTCCAAGGACATCGACGTCGCCCTCGCCGCGCCCAAAGCTCCCGGCCACCGCGTCCGCGAAGTCTTCACCGAAGGCGGCGGCGTACCCGGCCTCATCGCCGTCGAGCAGGATGCCACCGGCAACGCTCACGCCCTCACCCTCAGCTACTCCAAGGGCATCGGCAACACCCGCGCTGGCGTGCACGAAACCACCTTCACCGAAGAAACCGAAACCGATCTCTTCGGCGAACAGGCCGTTCTCTGCGGCGGCGTAGCCTCGCTCATCAAGGCAGGCTTTGAAACCCTCACCGAAGCCGGCTACCAGCCCGAGATCGCCTATTTTGAAGTCCTCCACGAGCTCAAGCTCATCGTCGACCTCATCTATCGCGGCGGTCTCGCCTACATGAACTACTCCATCTCGGATACCGCCGAGTGGGGCGGCTACGTCAGCGGCCCACGCGTCGTCAACGCTGAGAGCAAAAAAGCCATGAAGGCCATCCTCACCGACATCCAGGACGGCACCTTCGCCAAGCGCTTCATCGCCGACCAGCTCTCCGGCCGCAAGGAGTTCCAGGCCTTCCGCGACGCCGAAGCAGCCGAGCCAATCGAAGCAGTCGGCAAAAAGCTCCGCGCAGCCATGCCCTTCCTCGACCCAGTCACAGTAGAAGAAGTATCCAAAACCCGCTAA
- the ilvN gene encoding acetolactate synthase small subunit, which produces MLHTFIAYVEDRPGVLARVASLFRRLNINIISLTVGHSERPGVSRMTIVANAPEHANAETGNRIRASLYKLEDVVEVDDIGRAPAVTRELALIKVSATASNRSHIFELAEVFRARIVDLAPDSLMIEITGVESKIEGLIQVLNETENRVLEVCRSGKMTMRRGKHSSGVLRAMGAGDAEAPKPGIHPPKTADNFADNI; this is translated from the coding sequence ATGCTGCATACATTCATCGCTTATGTGGAGGATCGGCCAGGCGTTCTGGCTCGTGTAGCCTCTTTGTTCCGCCGCCTCAACATCAACATCATCTCGCTCACAGTCGGCCACAGCGAGCGCCCCGGCGTCTCGCGCATGACCATCGTCGCCAACGCCCCCGAACATGCCAACGCCGAAACCGGCAACCGCATCCGGGCCAGCCTCTATAAACTTGAAGATGTCGTAGAAGTCGACGACATCGGCCGCGCGCCCGCCGTCACCCGCGAACTCGCGCTCATCAAAGTTTCCGCCACGGCAAGCAACCGCTCCCACATCTTCGAGCTTGCCGAAGTCTTCCGCGCCCGCATCGTCGACCTCGCCCCCGACTCGCTGATGATTGAAATCACCGGCGTCGAAAGCAAGATCGAAGGCCTCATCCAGGTGCTCAACGAAACCGAAAACCGCGTCCTCGAAGTCTGCCGCAGCGGCAAGATGACCATGCGCCGCGGCAAACACTCCAGCGGAGTCCTCCGCGCCATGGGTGCAGGTGACGCGGAAGCACCAAAGCCCGGCATTCACCCCCCGAAGACAGCCGACAACTTCGCCGACAACATCTGA
- the ilvB gene encoding biosynthetic-type acetolactate synthase large subunit: MTNNIDKDNSHLTTPTRLTGSEIVWATLVGEDVTEVFGYPGGAILPIYDALRKFPIRHILVRHEQGASHMADGYARASGKVGVAMATSGPGATNLVTGIATAMLDSIPMVCITGQVSSKVLGTDAFQEVDITGITLPVTKHNFLVTRAEDIAPAIRSAFQIARSGRPGPVLVDITKDAQQNSAIFDFAAAKPRPYLPHPMLSVIDSRLADAAELIRNAKRPVILAGHGILQSNAGEQVRTLAERMQIPVGTTLLGLGAFPASHPLNMGMMGMHGESWVNDAIQQADLLIACGMRFDDRVIGTPSTYSPNSKKIHIEIDPAEINKNIKADIALVGDLREVLEQLLPLLPGRDGSSWLNAIESSKGTAAVRDIRNLPDDGHLYAAHVMHDLWRITEGKAIIATDVGQHQMWEAQYYHHDHPRTLITSGGLGTMGFALPAGIGAKVACPEKEVWVIAGDGGFQMTSSELATIAQEKLKVNIAIINNGYLGMVRQWQEFFYDRNYESTPLVSPDFVKLADAHGIAGLAVRDRGNLEAAVQTARSHNGAFLINFMVEKEDSVYPMIPAGKALHEMIRRPGHNPLVEKPEDE, translated from the coding sequence ATGACAAACAATATCGACAAAGACAATTCGCACCTCACCACCCCCACCCGCCTCACCGGCTCAGAGATCGTCTGGGCCACGCTGGTAGGCGAGGATGTCACCGAAGTCTTCGGCTACCCAGGCGGCGCGATCCTGCCCATCTACGACGCTCTGCGCAAGTTCCCCATCCGTCACATCCTCGTGCGCCACGAGCAGGGTGCCTCGCACATGGCCGACGGATACGCGCGCGCCTCGGGCAAAGTCGGCGTAGCCATGGCAACCAGCGGCCCCGGTGCGACCAATCTCGTCACCGGCATCGCCACCGCCATGCTCGACTCGATTCCGATGGTCTGCATCACCGGCCAGGTATCAAGCAAGGTTCTGGGAACAGATGCCTTCCAGGAAGTCGATATCACCGGCATCACACTCCCCGTCACCAAGCACAATTTTCTCGTCACCCGGGCCGAAGACATCGCTCCCGCTATCCGCTCTGCCTTCCAGATAGCCCGGTCCGGACGACCCGGTCCAGTCCTCGTCGACATCACCAAGGACGCGCAGCAGAACTCCGCCATCTTCGACTTCGCCGCCGCCAAACCCAGGCCCTATTTGCCGCACCCCATGCTGTCCGTCATCGACTCAAGGCTTGCAGACGCAGCCGAGCTGATCCGCAACGCCAAGCGCCCCGTCATCCTCGCTGGCCACGGCATCCTGCAATCCAACGCAGGCGAACAAGTCCGCACTCTCGCCGAACGCATGCAGATTCCCGTCGGCACCACGCTCCTCGGCCTCGGAGCCTTCCCCGCCTCGCATCCACTCAACATGGGCATGATGGGCATGCACGGCGAGTCGTGGGTCAACGACGCGATCCAGCAAGCCGATCTGCTCATCGCTTGCGGTATGCGCTTCGATGACCGCGTCATTGGAACGCCCTCGACCTACTCGCCCAACTCCAAAAAGATTCACATCGAGATCGACCCCGCCGAGATCAACAAGAACATCAAAGCCGACATTGCCCTCGTCGGTGATCTCCGCGAAGTCCTCGAACAGCTCCTGCCGCTGCTCCCCGGACGCGACGGCTCATCCTGGCTGAATGCCATCGAGTCGAGCAAAGGCACAGCCGCAGTCCGCGACATCCGCAACCTTCCCGACGACGGCCATCTCTACGCCGCACACGTCATGCACGACCTCTGGCGCATCACCGAAGGCAAAGCCATCATAGCCACCGACGTAGGCCAGCACCAGATGTGGGAAGCACAGTACTACCATCACGATCACCCGCGCACACTCATCACCTCCGGCGGCCTCGGCACTATGGGCTTCGCACTTCCCGCCGGCATCGGAGCAAAAGTCGCATGCCCTGAAAAAGAAGTCTGGGTCATCGCCGGCGATGGCGGCTTCCAGATGACGTCTTCAGAACTCGCCACCATCGCGCAGGAAAAGCTCAAGGTCAACATCGCCATCATCAACAACGGCTACCTCGGCATGGTCCGTCAATGGCAGGAGTTCTTCTACGACCGCAACTACGAGTCCACACCCCTCGTAAGCCCGGACTTCGTCAAACTCGCCGACGCCCACGGCATCGCAGGCCTGGCAGTCCGCGATCGCGGCAACCTCGAAGCCGCCGTGCAGACAGCCCGCAGCCACAACGGCGCCTTCCTCATCAACTTCATGGTAGAGAAAGAAGACTCCGTCTACCCCATGATCCCCGCAGGCAAAGCCCTGCACGAAATGATCCGCCGCCCCGGCCACAACCCGTTGGTAGAGAAACCCGAAGACGAGTAG